One genomic segment of Peribacillus sp. FSL H8-0477 includes these proteins:
- a CDS encoding helix-turn-helix domain-containing protein, giving the protein MQENINISMEKYSHTKSTMDRFPWSNKINNFLVLCIYEPNNQYYDLNKTFKLHMVKGTTSFQLFTKTKLTSFVIWEEAYKENEELFFKLRIAARNETISKIAQSIVFYLISRYERIASKSDTILNDKQLIEDAIYQMENKLKKETFLAKESVWNEFYSWFRLQIKEWILEEIIGFMGFDEMESLTHDELNKIFYHHLTNHFAKDTGFESKLICLASDYVQEWVKLIIIQFNLESCSIKEIEELLCVKKDFFPTTDLLLTRIRDFSSSFTIQDHLLVMNSAPYQSVRDAIYKKNFHKVGKTPWPSTPILRGNTDGFIQIKPITNSLTSNQNAFEEAWSIVPLLSDADVDVFDALCSLFLSKARHNEEVIEIYLNDLLSIRGLKPKLGGEGRRGGYEAKQREQILKSLTNIQSIWINIHKTIIYEKGKPVHTMLHGRTFIFKDEMGEEYSISKMTCNKKITFTIDEVFAKFLNGSGRQVALLSIKALQYNPYKQLWEKRLTRYLSWRWRTQARKGTFLQPNKTSTLLEAIGEKMNTRTPSRTRERFEKALDSLLEDGVIASWHYENWDESIAEFKGWANIWMNSMILIEPPEIIKDQYRSIEKKQKGQMEDPHTKLIHTNQKKNEQLGEQIRTTRKNLNLTLFQLAEELEISAPYVSNIERGIKIPSNKIRSKMMKWLEKHGENLS; this is encoded by the coding sequence ATGCAGGAAAATATAAACATATCAATGGAGAAATATAGCCATACGAAGAGTACTATGGATCGTTTTCCCTGGTCAAATAAAATCAATAACTTTTTGGTCCTTTGTATTTATGAACCTAACAATCAATATTATGATCTTAATAAAACGTTTAAACTACATATGGTGAAAGGCACGACAAGTTTTCAGCTGTTTACAAAGACAAAGCTTACCTCTTTTGTCATTTGGGAAGAGGCATACAAGGAAAATGAAGAACTGTTTTTTAAGTTAAGGATTGCTGCACGAAATGAAACGATTTCAAAAATAGCGCAAAGTATTGTGTTCTATCTTATAAGTAGATATGAAAGAATAGCTTCAAAAAGTGACACTATTTTAAATGATAAACAATTAATTGAAGATGCGATTTATCAAATGGAAAATAAATTAAAAAAAGAAACATTTTTGGCTAAGGAGTCTGTTTGGAATGAATTTTACAGTTGGTTTAGACTTCAAATAAAAGAGTGGATTCTGGAAGAAATAATCGGTTTCATGGGTTTTGATGAAATGGAAAGTCTTACTCATGATGAACTGAATAAAATTTTCTATCATCATCTTACTAATCATTTTGCTAAAGATACCGGTTTTGAATCGAAGCTAATCTGTCTAGCAAGTGATTATGTCCAAGAATGGGTTAAGTTAATCATCATTCAGTTTAATTTAGAGTCTTGTTCAATTAAAGAAATAGAGGAACTTCTGTGTGTTAAAAAAGATTTCTTTCCAACAACTGATTTATTATTAACTAGAATTAGGGATTTTTCTTCAAGTTTTACTATTCAAGACCACTTGCTGGTGATGAATAGTGCTCCGTATCAATCTGTCAGAGATGCCATTTATAAAAAAAACTTTCATAAAGTCGGTAAGACCCCTTGGCCATCAACACCTATCTTAAGAGGAAACACGGATGGTTTTATACAAATTAAACCGATAACAAACTCTTTAACCAGTAATCAAAATGCCTTTGAGGAAGCATGGAGTATAGTGCCATTATTGTCGGACGCAGATGTAGATGTATTCGATGCACTTTGCAGTCTTTTTTTATCTAAAGCCAGGCATAACGAAGAAGTTATCGAAATCTATTTGAATGATTTACTCTCCATTAGAGGCTTAAAACCTAAACTTGGTGGAGAAGGCCGAAGAGGTGGATATGAAGCAAAGCAGCGAGAACAAATTTTGAAATCGCTTACAAATATTCAAAGCATATGGATAAACATTCATAAGACGATCATTTATGAAAAAGGTAAACCTGTTCATACAATGTTACATGGTCGAACTTTTATTTTTAAAGATGAGATGGGGGAAGAATATTCTATTTCAAAAATGACATGCAACAAAAAGATAACGTTTACAATTGATGAAGTTTTCGCTAAATTTCTGAATGGTTCGGGAAGGCAGGTTGCCCTTCTTTCAATTAAAGCGTTGCAATATAATCCATATAAACAACTTTGGGAGAAACGGCTTACACGATATTTAAGTTGGCGTTGGAGGACACAAGCCAGGAAAGGTACGTTCTTACAGCCGAATAAAACTAGTACTCTATTGGAAGCAATCGGTGAAAAAATGAATACCCGAACACCTTCACGTACTAGAGAACGTTTCGAAAAGGCTTTGGATAGTTTACTTGAAGATGGTGTTATTGCGTCATGGCATTATGAAAATTGGGACGAATCTATTGCGGAATTTAAGGGTTGGGCGAATATTTGGATGAACTCAATGATATTAATAGAACCTCCGGAGATTATTAAGGATCAGTACCGTTCAATTGAGAAAAAGCAAAAGGGTCAAATGGAGGACCCTCATACAAAACTTATTCATACTAACCAAAAGAAAAATGAACAATTAGGTGAGCAAATAAGAACTACTAGAAAAAATCTTAATCTCACCTTATTTCAATTAGCAGAAGAACTAGAAATATCTGCTCCTTACGTAAGTAATATTGAGAGAGGCATAAAGATCCCATCAAATAAAATTCGGTCGAAAATGATGAAATGGCTAGAAAAACATGGAGAAAATCTTAGTTAA
- a CDS encoding acetate--CoA ligase family protein, which produces MTTYPLNRSNQTLEPLFNPRSVAVLGASATKFKIGNLQVKTLLDGKYIGEIYPINPKSKEIEGLKCYPSLADVPNDIDLAIFCLGAEHVKQGLEECAKKNVKAAIIFSAGFSETGAEGIEKQKELTEIARQNGIRIIGPNCVGLVNLSNGLIGTFSPAILSVPLDGQRGVGYVSQSGAFGVLTYMAAAQNDLSFDYFVSVGNEMETEFADVVEYMVHDPKIKIISGYLEGAKNPDKLRNLAKEALDKNKPIIVMKTGRSNAGSRAAASHTGSLAGSDKIYDAFFEQSGIVRADDYEDIISFSKLFLSDKLPTGRNTVIITSSGGRGINEADRCESYGLTIIPLSEKTKEEIKLHIPTFASASNPIDLTAAASVSNPELFIAPLRALVEDPDVDNIIFTEFPNYWGADHPLLKEFIEICRESTKFIFITSFPLVGMSIPQGTAELVKNGIPVIPGNLHPIRGLAKLVKYSEYYRKNKELNEINQLETPALIEKQDIETLLHSGKTLSELETSTILDHYQIPTTNRFLAATAEEASNYATMMGYPVVLKVDSPDIPHKTEADAIRLNLKNEQEVVLAFSEITRNALNYKPDAAINGISVQEMLPEGVEIIIGANNDSVFGPVVMFGLGGIFVEVFKDVSLRVAPLTRKDAYEMIEEIKGNAILKGARGKAPVHIESIIDVLLKVSALVTDYKDTIKELDINPLIVYENGIKAADAMLVIGKEAEDKTTVRG; this is translated from the coding sequence ATGACAACTTATCCTTTAAATCGATCGAATCAAACGCTTGAACCACTATTTAACCCTAGATCTGTAGCCGTTTTAGGAGCATCAGCCACTAAATTTAAAATTGGTAATTTACAAGTGAAAACCCTTTTAGATGGTAAATATATCGGTGAAATTTATCCGATAAATCCTAAATCAAAAGAAATTGAAGGCTTAAAGTGTTATCCATCTTTAGCAGATGTACCGAATGATATCGACTTGGCTATCTTTTGTTTAGGTGCTGAACATGTAAAGCAAGGGTTAGAGGAATGTGCAAAAAAGAATGTTAAAGCAGCCATCATTTTTTCTGCCGGTTTTTCAGAAACGGGTGCAGAAGGGATTGAAAAACAGAAAGAACTTACTGAGATTGCTAGACAAAATGGTATTCGAATAATTGGTCCTAACTGTGTTGGTTTAGTCAATTTGTCTAACGGGTTAATCGGAACGTTTTCTCCAGCAATATTATCCGTTCCTTTAGATGGGCAAAGAGGTGTTGGCTATGTCTCACAAAGCGGAGCGTTCGGTGTATTAACGTATATGGCAGCTGCCCAGAACGACCTTAGCTTTGATTATTTTGTGAGTGTGGGAAATGAAATGGAAACAGAGTTTGCTGATGTCGTAGAATATATGGTTCATGATCCAAAGATAAAGATAATCAGTGGATACTTAGAAGGAGCAAAAAACCCAGATAAACTAAGAAACTTAGCTAAGGAAGCGCTGGATAAAAATAAACCGATTATTGTGATGAAGACAGGCCGAAGTAATGCCGGCAGTAGAGCTGCCGCTTCTCATACGGGTTCACTTGCTGGATCGGATAAAATATATGACGCATTCTTTGAGCAATCAGGTATTGTCCGAGCCGACGATTATGAAGATATTATCTCCTTTTCTAAACTTTTTCTTTCCGATAAACTACCAACTGGGAGAAACACGGTTATCATCACTAGTTCTGGTGGACGGGGAATAAATGAAGCAGACCGTTGTGAATCATATGGACTGACGATTATTCCGCTAAGTGAAAAAACTAAGGAAGAGATTAAGCTTCATATCCCTACTTTTGCAAGCGCTTCCAACCCAATTGATTTAACTGCTGCTGCCTCCGTATCGAATCCAGAATTATTTATCGCTCCCTTAAGAGCTCTAGTTGAGGACCCGGATGTGGATAATATTATTTTTACAGAGTTTCCTAATTATTGGGGTGCTGATCATCCACTGTTAAAAGAATTTATAGAGATATGTAGAGAGTCTACTAAATTTATATTCATTACCTCATTTCCTTTGGTAGGCATGTCGATTCCCCAAGGAACAGCAGAGCTTGTTAAAAACGGGATTCCAGTTATACCCGGTAATCTACATCCAATCAGAGGGTTAGCAAAATTAGTAAAATACAGTGAATACTATCGAAAAAATAAAGAGCTGAATGAAATAAATCAACTTGAAACTCCTGCCTTAATAGAGAAGCAAGATATAGAAACATTATTGCATTCGGGAAAAACATTGAGTGAATTAGAAACAAGCACTATATTGGATCACTATCAAATTCCCACGACAAATCGATTTTTAGCGGCGACAGCCGAAGAAGCATCAAATTATGCAACTATGATGGGTTACCCCGTTGTGTTGAAAGTGGACTCACCAGATATCCCACATAAAACGGAGGCAGATGCCATTCGATTGAATCTGAAAAATGAGCAAGAAGTAGTGTTGGCATTCAGTGAAATTACTCGTAACGCACTGAATTATAAACCTGATGCTGCAATTAATGGGATTTCCGTTCAAGAGATGCTCCCAGAAGGAGTGGAAATTATCATAGGGGCGAATAATGATTCAGTTTTCGGACCTGTCGTCATGTTCGGCCTAGGGGGAATCTTTGTAGAGGTTTTCAAAGATGTATCACTGAGGGTTGCACCTCTTACGAGAAAAGACGCTTACGAAATGATTGAAGAAATCAAGGGGAATGCCATTCTAAAAGGTGCACGGGGGAAAGCTCCTGTTCATATCGAATCAATCATAGACGTGTTATTGAAAGTATCCGCATTGGTTACGGATTATAAAGATACTATCAAAGAATTGGATATAAACCCTCTAATCGTTTATGAAAATGGGATTAAAGCGGCGGATGCCATGCTTGTGATTGGGAAAGAAGCAGAAGACAAAACCACGGTTAGGGGGTAG
- a CDS encoding MaoC family dehydratase N-terminal domain-containing protein, with protein MELDYLKGLTGTQFVFEVEKRHIRQFAEAIGDSNPLYVDEEYAAKTMYGGIIAPPTFPIAIGQDSGESLDLKLDQRRMLHGEQEFIYKRPIRPGDKLYCQMKVSDVYERNGKKGPMQFVVLDTEMKDEADQLVVISRTNIIYKPLKAKTSTS; from the coding sequence ATGGAACTTGATTATTTAAAGGGGTTAACAGGAACTCAATTTGTATTTGAAGTCGAAAAAAGACATATCCGTCAATTCGCAGAAGCAATTGGTGATTCTAATCCATTATATGTCGATGAAGAGTATGCTGCAAAAACCATGTATGGAGGGATTATTGCACCACCCACCTTTCCTATTGCAATAGGGCAGGATAGTGGAGAAAGTTTGGATTTAAAACTCGATCAAAGAAGAATGTTGCATGGTGAACAGGAATTTATCTATAAACGCCCGATTCGACCCGGGGATAAATTATATTGCCAGATGAAAGTTTCAGATGTGTATGAACGCAACGGGAAAAAAGGGCCTATGCAGTTCGTGGTCCTTGATACAGAAATGAAAGATGAAGCTGATCAGTTGGTTGTGATAAGCCGTACAAATATTATCTATAAGCCGCTAAAAGCTAAAACCTCCACTAGTTGA
- a CDS encoding MaoC/PaaZ C-terminal domain-containing protein → MLIYEELQAGQRLTSLTKASVTKVQLVKYAGASGDFNPLHTDDDFAKKIGMQGVIAHGMLVMGFLGEYVMNLAGDIAVPTNFKMRFGAMTVPGDQITCSAFVENVYEEEGKRFVQLELIAEKEPEHVVGSGQVVLQFQ, encoded by the coding sequence ATGCTTATTTATGAAGAGTTACAAGCAGGACAAAGGCTTACGTCACTTACCAAGGCAAGTGTAACTAAGGTGCAATTAGTCAAATATGCGGGTGCTTCAGGAGATTTTAATCCGCTTCATACAGATGATGACTTCGCCAAAAAGATAGGCATGCAAGGGGTAATCGCCCACGGAATGCTGGTTATGGGCTTTCTAGGTGAATATGTAATGAACTTAGCAGGGGATATAGCGGTACCAACAAACTTTAAAATGAGATTTGGTGCTATGACTGTACCAGGAGATCAAATTACATGTTCCGCTTTCGTTGAAAATGTCTATGAAGAGGAAGGAAAACGCTTTGTGCAACTGGAGCTTATTGCAGAAAAAGAACCAGAGCATGTTGTGGGATCAGGTCAAGTAGTCTTGCAATTTCAGTAG
- a CDS encoding thiolase C-terminal domain-containing protein, with translation MVSIKDRYAIVGVGESERSKNSGTTPLHMALDAARAALNDAGLEAKDIDGFMSYSEHDSCSSHQLATYLGVRPKYVKDIMGGGSSTEMLIADAVGLIETGQVNTVLIYRSMNGRSGVRMGGGGWDVNMLQNAFEGGSFIIPYGAGSPSQWFGLFATRHMHETGLTQEHLGHVCTSFYEHAQRNPKAYFYGKPLTMEEYKKTPYLSFPFNKHDFCMESDEANAIIVTSAERAKNGKSKPVYIMGISARQCVSHAHYWNNLDEVAADYVAPEVYKMAGVGPEDIHVASIYDCYSWVVLRQLEAYGFAPRGEVGNFVAEGNLRMGGKLPSNTAGGMLSEGYTHGMNNVLEIVRQVRHEYKGTDRQVENCEIGICTGWAGPDIAGAMILRN, from the coding sequence ATGGTAAGCATAAAAGATCGGTACGCCATTGTTGGCGTAGGGGAAAGTGAACGATCCAAGAATTCTGGTACAACGCCCTTACATATGGCATTGGATGCAGCACGGGCAGCATTAAATGACGCAGGGCTAGAAGCGAAGGATATCGATGGATTCATGAGCTATTCAGAACATGATTCTTGTAGCTCACATCAGTTAGCCACGTATTTAGGCGTTCGGCCGAAATATGTTAAAGATATTATGGGTGGAGGCAGCAGTACGGAGATGTTAATCGCAGATGCTGTTGGTCTAATTGAAACAGGGCAAGTAAATACTGTTTTAATTTACCGTTCGATGAATGGGCGATCGGGTGTACGGATGGGCGGAGGCGGCTGGGATGTAAATATGCTCCAGAATGCTTTTGAAGGGGGAAGTTTTATCATTCCTTATGGAGCGGGTAGTCCCTCTCAATGGTTCGGACTTTTTGCCACTCGTCATATGCATGAGACTGGATTAACTCAGGAACATCTTGGACATGTTTGCACAAGTTTTTATGAACATGCCCAAAGAAACCCTAAAGCCTATTTTTATGGTAAACCTTTAACGATGGAAGAATATAAAAAAACACCATATTTGAGTTTCCCGTTCAATAAGCACGACTTCTGTATGGAATCGGATGAAGCAAATGCCATTATTGTCACTTCAGCTGAGCGCGCTAAAAATGGAAAATCTAAACCCGTATACATTATGGGGATATCTGCGAGGCAGTGTGTGTCACATGCACATTATTGGAACAACTTAGATGAAGTGGCAGCGGATTATGTTGCCCCTGAAGTGTATAAAATGGCGGGAGTGGGACCTGAAGATATTCATGTTGCTTCCATTTATGATTGTTATAGCTGGGTGGTCCTTCGACAATTAGAGGCCTATGGATTCGCACCACGAGGTGAAGTAGGGAACTTTGTAGCGGAAGGAAACTTGCGTATGGGCGGGAAATTACCTTCTAATACTGCAGGTGGCATGTTGTCAGAAGGCTATACACATGGAATGAATAATGTTTTAGAGATTGTTCGGCAAGTTCGTCATGAATATAAAGGTACGGATCGTCAGGTTGAAAACTGTGAAATAGGAATATGTACTGGCTGGGCTGGTCCGGATATAGCCGGAGCTATGATTCTTAGAAATTAG
- a CDS encoding Zn-ribbon domain-containing OB-fold protein: MDNQKPIPVKTQDNSPYWDGADRHELILQKCNSCQEYSHPPGPSCAKCGGTELSWESQGSEISGKVYSYIISYRPFLPGFQDDLPLIIAIVEIDKLPNVRLIGNVLQCSTDDIRIGLPVKMIWKELTEERSLPQWIQV; encoded by the coding sequence ATGGATAATCAAAAACCAATTCCAGTAAAAACCCAAGATAACAGCCCATATTGGGATGGGGCAGATCGTCATGAACTAATTTTACAAAAATGTAATAGTTGTCAAGAATATTCACATCCACCAGGACCGAGTTGTGCAAAATGCGGGGGTACCGAACTCAGCTGGGAAAGCCAAGGTAGTGAGATAAGTGGAAAAGTTTATTCGTATATCATATCTTATCGTCCTTTTTTGCCGGGATTTCAAGATGATTTACCACTCATCATTGCGATAGTTGAAATAGATAAATTGCCTAATGTCAGATTAATTGGGAATGTTCTGCAGTGTTCTACGGATGATATTCGAATTGGGCTGCCGGTCAAGATGATCTGGAAGGAACTAACGGAAGAACGTTCTTTGCCACAATGGATTCAAGTTTAG
- a CDS encoding acyl-CoA dehydrogenase family protein, producing MDFSFSVKEEEFRHELRSWLEQNLPEGWLDGSSQVSKEEGESAAFLRDWQRKLYEGGWAGIAWPKKYGGREATLMEEIVYQQEMVRVKAPPLVNYVGLHMVAPTLMQIGTEEQKERYIQKILTGEEVWCQGYSEPNAGSDLAAIQTSAIKDGDRWIINGQKVWTSFGHLADRCFLLARTNHFDKKHKGITVFLLDMNQPGVETKPIIQMDGQHDFNEVYLNDAIAYDADIVGEVDEGWKVSIALLMHERTGIGAQVFTLEQQFNDLVSMTKELKEDDKPVMEDPLVRKTMIDLYTRSRGSLLNYYRNLTKTLKNGRPGAEGSMDKLLVSELTKDLLSQSISLQGHQGVLWKEDAISGQSYWQDNYLYSFGQTIGGGTSEIQKNTIAERILGLPKDMGR from the coding sequence ATGGATTTTTCATTTTCAGTAAAAGAAGAAGAATTCCGACATGAATTAAGATCGTGGCTTGAACAAAATTTACCTGAAGGTTGGTTAGATGGATCTAGCCAAGTTTCTAAAGAAGAAGGTGAATCTGCCGCTTTCTTACGAGATTGGCAAAGGAAGTTATATGAAGGCGGGTGGGCAGGAATCGCTTGGCCGAAAAAATATGGCGGCCGGGAAGCCACATTGATGGAGGAAATTGTCTATCAACAGGAAATGGTCCGTGTTAAGGCACCGCCTCTTGTGAACTATGTAGGTCTTCACATGGTGGCTCCAACGCTTATGCAAATTGGTACGGAAGAACAAAAAGAAAGATACATTCAAAAAATCCTTACAGGAGAAGAAGTGTGGTGTCAAGGATATTCCGAACCGAATGCTGGTTCAGATTTAGCTGCCATTCAAACCAGTGCAATTAAGGATGGAGACCGATGGATTATTAATGGTCAAAAGGTATGGACAAGCTTTGGTCATCTTGCAGATCGCTGTTTCTTACTCGCCAGAACAAATCATTTCGACAAAAAGCATAAAGGAATAACCGTGTTCCTTTTAGATATGAATCAACCAGGGGTAGAGACAAAGCCTATCATTCAAATGGATGGGCAGCATGATTTTAATGAAGTGTATTTAAATGATGCGATTGCTTATGATGCTGATATTGTTGGAGAAGTGGATGAAGGGTGGAAGGTTTCCATCGCTCTTCTTATGCATGAGAGAACAGGTATAGGGGCACAGGTTTTTACATTAGAGCAGCAATTCAATGACCTTGTATCAATGACGAAAGAATTGAAAGAAGACGATAAGCCGGTAATGGAAGATCCACTCGTTCGGAAAACAATGATAGATTTATACACTCGTTCTCGTGGTTCGCTATTAAACTATTATCGGAATTTAACGAAGACATTAAAAAATGGGCGTCCAGGAGCAGAGGGTTCCATGGATAAATTATTGGTAAGTGAACTGACAAAGGACCTGCTTTCTCAATCAATTTCCTTACAAGGTCATCAAGGCGTTCTATGGAAAGAAGATGCTATTTCAGGACAGTCATACTGGCAAGATAATTATCTCTATTCATTCGGCCAGACAATAGGCGGGGGGACAAGTGAAATACAAAAGAACACAATTGCAGAAAGAATACTAGGTTTACCGAAGGATATGGGACGTTAA
- a CDS encoding acyl-CoA dehydrogenase family protein: MDFSLNQEQEMFRGYVRKYLDGAGQTKAAREFINGDTTYLQTLQSGLADLGCNSINVSEEHGGMGLGPLDLIPVFEEYGRSLLPGLYLETNALAVPLLEKFGSEEQKETYLPSISNGTKTFSLAWLEQEGSYHASGINQLTKVENDYLLVNGVKSLVPDAELADHFLTLVRTNTGKGTDGISLIIVDKTDENLTIQSQKNIDETRHLAELTFNQVKIPKNRILGTLHQGWDVLQEGLLSFNAALSTVIVGAMEKIVEMATEYAKIREQFGQPIGRFQAVKHRIVDMKTDLETARSLAYYANWALESHASDRIQAIACARIFATDAFIRISADNIQIHGGIGFTEEMDCQLYVKRARFYENYLGRTEQFYKQAATALGWYEESAVIIPV; the protein is encoded by the coding sequence ATGGATTTTTCTTTAAATCAAGAACAAGAGATGTTTAGGGGCTATGTTCGAAAATACTTAGATGGTGCAGGTCAAACGAAGGCTGCTCGTGAATTCATCAATGGTGATACAACATACTTACAAACTCTTCAAAGCGGACTGGCTGATTTAGGCTGTAATAGTATTAATGTTTCAGAAGAACATGGAGGAATGGGATTAGGTCCTCTGGATTTAATACCTGTTTTTGAAGAATACGGTCGTTCTTTATTACCCGGGCTTTATTTAGAAACAAATGCATTAGCTGTTCCCTTGTTAGAAAAATTCGGTTCGGAAGAACAAAAAGAAACGTATTTACCTTCTATTTCAAATGGAACGAAAACATTTTCTCTCGCATGGTTGGAGCAGGAAGGAAGTTATCATGCTTCTGGTATCAACCAATTAACAAAAGTAGAAAATGATTATTTACTTGTAAATGGTGTAAAATCGCTTGTTCCTGATGCAGAGTTGGCAGATCATTTTTTAACACTAGTTCGTACCAATACAGGCAAAGGAACAGATGGGATATCCTTAATTATTGTCGATAAAACAGATGAAAATCTGACCATTCAAAGCCAGAAAAATATCGATGAAACCCGTCATTTAGCGGAGCTTACTTTTAATCAAGTTAAAATTCCGAAAAATCGTATACTGGGAACTCTTCATCAAGGGTGGGATGTTCTCCAAGAGGGGTTACTTTCGTTCAACGCAGCGCTTTCGACTGTCATTGTTGGAGCGATGGAGAAAATAGTAGAAATGGCGACCGAGTATGCAAAAATTCGGGAACAATTTGGTCAGCCTATCGGAAGATTTCAGGCTGTTAAACACAGAATAGTAGATATGAAGACAGATTTAGAGACAGCAAGATCATTGGCTTATTACGCAAACTGGGCGTTAGAAAGTCATGCGTCTGATCGTATTCAAGCAATTGCATGTGCACGAATATTTGCAACTGATGCCTTTATCCGCATCTCCGCTGATAATATCCAAATTCATGGAGGTATTGGTTTTACAGAAGAAATGGATTGTCAGCTATATGTAAAACGTGCTCGATTTTATGAAAACTATTTAGGACGTACAGAACAATTTTATAAACAAGCGGCAACCGCGTTAGGATGGTATGAAGAAAGTGCGGTCATCATTCCTGTTTAA
- a CDS encoding aldehyde dehydrogenase family protein, with product MKIANEIRNYQNVINGNRTHSSSGKQIDSIDPSTGKVWATIPSSTIEDAESAVAAARNAFEGWSSLSALVRADYLRKIGDLIVQHGEELAELETRDNGWVIRETSYGLIPSLASYWYDAAGATAAGSKGDTVQLGSSSVGYTLREPFGVIVGILPWNSPLFTFTVKAAYALAAGNTIILKPSELASVSSLRYGELINEILPPGTLNVVSGDGVEVGNTLVCHPSVSRVSLTGSGNTASAIAQSTARNPKPMTFELGGKSPNIIFEDADLEKAAQGVTLNGIFTGNAGQICVGGSRILIQRSIFDKMIMKMKEAITEHSKLGDPMHPESSMGPIANAIHYEKVCSYIELGKKEGGEIIIGGRHGGQSLLPDHPHLAEGFWVEPTLIKVTSNSLRICQEEVFGPVATVIPFDTEEEAINMANDTAYGLGAGVWTTNLNRAHRMIRKLESGNVWVNTYRTVGPELPFGGQKGSGYGVDSVLEFTREKTCYIEIG from the coding sequence GTGAAAATAGCAAATGAAATTAGGAATTATCAAAATGTTATTAATGGGAATCGAACTCACTCTTCTTCGGGAAAACAAATCGATAGTATCGATCCATCAACGGGAAAGGTTTGGGCCACTATTCCTAGCAGTACAATTGAAGATGCTGAATCGGCAGTTGCAGCAGCTCGCAATGCGTTTGAAGGCTGGTCTTCGCTATCTGCTTTAGTACGTGCAGATTATTTGAGAAAAATTGGTGATCTAATCGTTCAACATGGAGAAGAGTTAGCTGAATTAGAAACAAGAGATAATGGGTGGGTAATTAGGGAAACGAGCTATGGACTTATTCCTAGCTTAGCAAGTTATTGGTATGATGCAGCAGGAGCAACAGCAGCGGGCAGTAAGGGGGATACGGTCCAACTGGGTTCTTCAAGTGTTGGGTATACATTACGGGAACCTTTTGGGGTGATCGTTGGGATCCTTCCGTGGAACTCCCCTCTATTTACATTTACAGTTAAAGCAGCTTATGCGCTTGCAGCCGGGAATACCATCATACTAAAACCATCAGAGCTGGCCTCTGTCTCATCATTAAGGTACGGTGAATTAATTAATGAAATACTTCCACCTGGTACACTAAATGTTGTCTCAGGAGATGGAGTGGAAGTAGGGAATACACTAGTCTGCCATCCTAGCGTGAGTAGAGTGAGTTTAACTGGGTCTGGAAATACGGCTAGCGCGATTGCCCAATCTACAGCTCGAAATCCCAAACCGATGACGTTTGAGTTGGGTGGAAAATCCCCAAACATCATATTCGAGGACGCGGATCTTGAAAAAGCTGCACAAGGAGTTACACTCAACGGGATTTTCACAGGAAATGCAGGTCAAATATGTGTAGGTGGATCGAGAATTCTTATTCAAAGGTCGATTTTTGACAAGATGATTATGAAAATGAAAGAAGCTATTACCGAGCATAGTAAACTAGGAGATCCTATGCATCCAGAAAGTTCGATGGGTCCCATAGCTAATGCGATACATTATGAAAAGGTGTGTTCTTATATAGAGTTAGGAAAAAAAGAAGGTGGAGAAATTATCATCGGCGGCCGTCATGGCGGACAGAGTTTATTACCTGATCATCCCCATTTAGCAGAAGGATTTTGGGTTGAACCTACATTAATCAAGGTGACCAGTAATTCTCTACGAATTTGCCAGGAGGAAGTATTCGGCCCAGTGGCGACCGTTATCCCGTTTGATACGGAAGAGGAAGCTATTAACATGGCCAACGATACTGCTTATGGACTGGGAGCTGGAGTTTGGACGACGAATTTAAACCGAGCACATCGGATGATTCGTAAATTAGAATCAGGAAATGTCTGGGTCAATACATACCGGACAGTAGGTCCTGAATTGCCTTTTGGCGGCCAAAAAGGGAGTGGCTACGGTGTGGATTCCGTTTTAGAATTTACCCGGGAGAAAACGTGTTATATCGAAATCGGTTAA